TACTATtagtattatttttatttttataaattttgttTCTTTTAGTTTTATTTTCTGTGCTATCTAATTTActatcaatatattttttagaaCCTATCTGTGAACTGCTATTATCTGAATGAATATCAGAAGAATTATAACTTTtttgtcttttttttttttttttatgatcatcatcttttttatttttcacGTCTTTGTTGGAAATATTCTCTGTATCAATAATATCATCTTGGTGATTATTCTGATCTCtatgtttattataaacCACTTGTTTGTTTTCATcttgttcttttttttcttctctAAGACTATTGTAACTGCTGGTATCACTAATAGACCTTTCTCTGTTTAGTCTTCTTTCTTTATTTTgtcttttttctttattttgtcttttttctttttttggtgttttttcattttttggtgtttttcttcttctgcttcttcttctttttcttcttgtattataatattcattatcatcacttcctttatatatagatgATGTAGTAGAAGAAT
The genomic region above belongs to Plasmodium gaboni strain SY75 chromosome Unknown, whole genome shotgun sequence and contains:
- a CDS encoding putative RNA-binding protein, yielding MVESGCSLLIRNLNYDTSPDKVRKIFENVGRVKDVYLPLDHYTRKPRGFGFVEYFESKYAKEAINILNHSRIDGNEIRIIIAQNRRKSPDTMKFYHNEYLYNYRHKDNRKYNNSRNYKRKYNKYYRTHETDRSRYKRRSTSSSLEKYKKRKKNYTKYSTSTDSHSLTSLSSYSSTTSSIYKGSDDNEYYNTRRKRRRSRRRKTPKNEKTPKKEKRQNKEKRQNKERRLNRERSISDTSSYNSLREEKKEQDENKQVVYNKHRDQNNHQDDIIDTENISNKDVKNKKDDDHKKKKKRQKSYNSSDIHSDNSSSQIGSKKYIDSKLDSTENKTKRNKIYKNKNNTNS